In Tachysurus fulvidraco isolate hzauxx_2018 chromosome 9, HZAU_PFXX_2.0, whole genome shotgun sequence, the sequence CTCTGAGTttctttttgtgattttttttttagggtttttCATTGTTATGTCATTTCCTTTCGAACGTCAATAAATTGTACCGTTTCTTATATTTTCTGACACAGTTGTGTGTGAGGGCTTGGCTCTGCTGTAATTACCCTGCAATGACGATCTTGAGTTTCATCAGAGGAAGCCATGGGACAAATAAAAGATGGAAAGTGGAGTGAAATGTTGGAAAACAGCCCGATattcttgtctgtcttgtctgtctggcACGCTGCCTAACACTTGCACGTGTTGATACAGATCTCGGTGCAATACAGGATTATCAGCTTCCCCTTTACTTTATTGAGTTCCTGCCAAGCACTGATGGATAACACTCACTGCGTTATTGTTGCTGCTTCCTCAGAAAAAAGCCTCTCCCTCTAGTGATGTCTATGAAAAAAGCACATTAATGAAGACTTCAGATGTTTTGATATTTATATCAGCAGGGTTAAAAGTTTAAGCCTgttctttattttctaaaaGACAATTAGATTACTCATTTAACACTAACATAGAGAACAagactttgtttgtttctttttcccgCAAGCTTCATAACTGAAATTTTGTCACCCGCATGAAAGTAAAAACCTCCTGctgacagcatttttttttcttgcatccCGTGGGATCTTGTCCAGTTtttggcaagaaaaaaaaaagagaaatacatctatttctgtgtatatttatatctgCATCATTCCAAATAACctacttactgtatatttgtttgaATCCCAAAACTAACATTGCTAGTAGATTAGcagacagaggggaaaaaagcattttCAATGTGTTAGCAACGTTTAGATGTAGTTCTTCCAATTCTTCAGAAGCCATTAAAGTAGGCATTGTTCTAATAtgtaaaaatagtttaaaagatgcttttttttctttggtagAATCGAGAGTTTTCTCTTGCAGAAATGGTCAGCGCCCTCGAGTCCAGGTGAGCTTGAACAGTAAGAAGCTAAGCTGGAAATGATGATAGAAAGTTTATTGAGACAATAACAAGGAAGACAACACTTCTTGGTGGAGTATAGTCAGGGTGTGGTTTAGTACAGCAATTCAATGGGATATGTTTCAGttttttaatcacatgttaTAGTTTAGTCAGTCAAGGAAACTTTAATGAGATTTTATTGAATAATTAAACTTTTGACTCTACAGTAGATCATCGTTACACCACAGTCGGTGTGTCATTTGATTTCTTAGAAGGAAATTAATTTTTTCTGAGCTCCATTAACACAACAGATGACCTTTGTGTTCTCACATGTTCATTAGAATAACTGCGTTGGCGGCATGGGACACACTGACCCGATTTAAACTTCGGACAGTTTGGACGTGTCTGTGTTCAAGGCAAGAATGAACTAGCAAGACCTTTTACATCAGACACAAAATGCTACGCCTCCATCATCTGTGAATGATTCATCTGTTAGTGAGATAGCAGAGTTCAAAAGTCTGAGTGAGCAGCTGAGGACGTCAAgtcttacttttacattttaggtttgtttttttttttgtttgttttttttacaataataacACAGTATTACAAAATGATATACTtacctaaaaataaaatgtggcaaaacaagtaaattttttttaagtattgattttaaaattagTGAACGGAGGAATGGATGGATACTTACGTTGGCTTAATTGTACCCACGCCTGCTGTATGAGTTATTGAAGTTGTATATATTCCAAATAATTTTCATTactactgttttttgttttttttttttgtggtggtgtttgtgttcatgaaaTTTATTAAGACTTTTCAGGTAAAAGAATTATGgattgatagaaaaaaaaaatgagtggtAACATTAGTTtagatattaaaatgtatgGACTCCAACCCACCTtttatgaattcatttattcttttttttttttgacagccaAAACAGCTGTACATATTTAGGCAGCTGAAGTAACAATTGCTGCGGCCTCTTCATCATAAGCCAAGCCACTGTCATTATTACAGACTCGCCTGTTTCTTTGCACACAATCAGGCGATTGGGCTGaggcaataaataaacacacagagaaacagatacATCAATAGGAGGTGGCGCGAACCATTGTGCTGCAGCAGGGAGCGTTTCCTCCTCCATCCTGCACCTGTGGAGATGGATGGAGGGCGAGGAGAGACGAGATGGGAGGAGGACAGTGGAGAAGAGCGCAGAACAATGGCCGCCGGAGCCAGAACGAGACAGAGAGTCTGCCAGCCCGGGCCGGACAGGAAGCGGCTTCTCTCGGCTGGAGAGAAAGTCAGACGGCAGGACAGAGGGAAAACAATGGCTGGAGGACGAGAAAAGTGAGAAGAGAGGCTGCCAGGATGCTCCACTGGGGTATGGTGTCCAAAGAACAAGCAGTTCCAAgttctacacacacagagacacataaagacacagtcAGGATAGGGACGGAGGTTACGTGGCGCCACAGTGTCCCCCGAGGTAAATTCAAAGGATTGCTGTGTTAATGAATTTTTATGAGTGCTTATGATTGGGACAAAAAGCAGCGTTGTGTCACTGAACAACGAGTCATACATCTGTTTCCATTAACCCTcatgtttgaaagccaaaaGATAAATGATAACGCTTAATGAGATCATGCTGAATGTTCTAAGCAGGTCAGAGAATGGAGACTTCATTTCCTTCAAATTCCAGTTCTAATTgcagaaaaatgtgcaaatgtgagcTGGAAATATGTGTTTATCCTTAACAACAATCTGTGattcacaaaaaacaacacGTTTCATATATACTCCACTATAACTGCAATTTTCTTTCaaatataaattgtaaaaatgttttgcttGCATCTCCGACTCAACATAAAGTTAAACATAACACACTTCCAAGTTATGAGACACTTCATGTTTAAATTCACTTCAGACCATTGTGTCTCAAATATGTGGATAGTTCAACTTTTCTAAAGATCacgagaagaagaaaagtacttttatagttttttccctttattttcaTGATATGAAATTATCTGACAAGGTCACAAAGAGGAATAAAGAAGGCTGAACTGTTGggataaacattttttttttctgtcacttctgttaatatttgtttgtaatatcaacACGTCTTATTGCTCAACTATGTTGCTTGCGAGGACAGTTATGCGTCAGCGTGTCGCCACTGTGGGTAACAACACAAATACAGGGGTCAAGTCCAGTGTGTGGCACTgacactccatacacacacacacacaatgcaccaATTCAACCAAAGCAAACAGTGGGCCTCTCATTGTAGTGGTACGGTGAGTAACATAACAAGAATTTGTACAACATTCCCATTTGATGAAAGGCTTTATTGGGGGATTCCAGACAGCTGTCTGTATTCAGGAAGTTTTCACCAGTTTGGAAATTCTCAGAGGTACACTGAGGAAAGCCCTTGAACATACCACCCTCGTGCCTGGCTGCCAGTCGGAACGTAGCATCTGACGCTTGTCCTCCTCATGTTCTTGTCATTCCTGCCAACCTTCTCATCCGCCATTTACCCAACACTGACCTCCAACTGGTGTCCTTTGGCCCGTGGGTACTTCCAGACGGCGTTTGGCACGATCCACTTGGCTCACTGCGCTGAAACAGTACACGCTGAAACCCTGGGGTCTGCCAGCTGCGTCACAAACATAAGTGCGGTGAAGAAAATAGCAGGCGTCAGCTCATGCTGAGCTCGACACGTTCTGAATCTGGCACCTAATCTACTGcttacacaaaaacaacactaaGATGAAGCGaaatgacaaacacactgagttACGGTATAATCAATCAGCTCCAAACATCTGAATCAGCACACATATAAAACAATTTTTGACGATTGTTCTGTCTTGGTCTTATCCAGAGTACGCTTTGTAGTCCACCGTCAAAACATTGTTATGGtcctcatttattttttacttttttttaggtTCATCATGAACTGAATCAGAAGGAGGCAAAAACAATTAATGTACTCTGTGTTAGGATTAGCAAATATCATCTGAATGTAATGTGATCTGCTGTGATCGTGAGAGGTACAGTCAGTTCAAGCTCTTCACCcggctgtgtgtttttctgtttccagGCAACAAACAGGAACTGATGCAGGACTGTTACAATGGTTTACCTTTTATCTTTCGAATATTAACACATTTTCTTTGAATTCTGACTCACAATTACAGCCAGCATTTTTTCAGAAGTCTTTATCCAAGCTTGGCATTAAACAGTATCCAGGCTACAAGCTCCTGGATCAACAAAATGAGTCGTGGGCTGTGAGTCTCTCATCTGTTCTCTTTTCCTATGTTCAGCGTCTGTATCACTTCCTCTATCGCTCTCGCTAACCAGTTCAAGCTGGAAATGAAGGAGTGGCATTCAGTCaactagaaacacacacacacagaccagtgtTATCCAATGATGCAGACTATCCTCATAGAAAGCCAGGAAATGTGTAGGAGTGACAGGACAAactgtatatcagtgtatcatATTTAACCATTCCAGCTCTGAAGGAAGTTCAGGAAAGTGTGTATTATGTGCAGTGTTAAAAAGCAAACATGCAGTTAAAATCCTTTAATCCAAAAGGTCCTCTGATatatcagaaaacacacactcactgttcaCTTTATTAGTTCACTTGATTTTGTATGAAATTATCCAGACAGCTGATAGAAAGGCTAAAGtaaaacaattaatatttaCAACCAAGaggaacagaaaagcatttatCTGAGGGAAAGTTGTTGTCTCATACCAGTTATTAAAGAGAGTTACTCTTGAATGGCATCTCCTCTCAATTTTGGAAGAGCTTTTTGTGtccaagaaaaagaaaaagaagactgaaaagaaagaagggctgagtgagagagagagagagagagagagagagagagagagagagagagagagagagagagagagagagagagagagagagagagagagaaagagatggggGTAAAGCCAGTTTTCTAGAGATTTCAACCTCTAACATCCCTGCtgagaagaaagaatgaaaaagaaaaggcaaGAGGGAGATGAATATTTATGAGAAGGCAATGGCTCAGGTAAATTTCTGTCCCTGTCCAGTTCAAACCGGTTCCACGTGTTGTGTTCAGGTGCTTGGATGTCATATGACACCCTCCAAACTGCCCGTAGCCAGTTTGCACCAGCCGAGCGGCTAACAACTTGAGCAATAAGCTTACCGTCCATCCCGCTAATCCTCCTCCTTTCCTCACTGGCTGTTATCCTGAACCCAGCCCTAAACCTGAGCACATGTCAATACTAACAAGGGCTAACATCACACCAGTCAAAGAACTAGCTGCCACCTGGTGCTAGCAAGAAATCCTGAGATGATGAGTTTAATCATTTTATCAAGCTCTTATCTACAGTACACAATGAATATTTGAACTGGCCCTGAGTAAACCGATCAGGACCGGTGTGCTACGCTACATAGCAGGAAGAGTCTTTAACGGGTAAAACCCCAGCTGGCTGAGAGAAACCAGATCGTCTTTAGTTAGTGCTTATCTCAACAAGGGagatacatttgtgtgtgtgtgtgtgtgtgtgtgtgtgtgtgtgtgtgtgtgtgtgtgtgtgtgtgtgtggcaatgAAATGAATCCCCGCGACCCAGctgaaactaaataaacaaCTTACACCAGCTGATGGATGGATTTAACAGCAACATTTTTGTGAACAATTTTGACAATTTCATCATTTAGCAGGTTTATCTGAAAGCTAGCTGACAATGGAATTGATTATACTGCACTTCTcacatctgattggtcagaaggtgttgatacCTTTCCTATAAAAGCAGCTCTAACAATAATGGAGCTTTAGATTAAGTTATTGTCTctggtgtcagtgctttgtaccAACAATTTCAATAGTGTACAATTTCCTTAGTTAAGGCTTGatcatacaagtccctgtgaaagAGTTGTTGCaacagaaacaataatgtattgcCCAATCATAAATAAGAAGTGACATTCTATTACTAGTCAGAATCCAGAGTGCAACAGCCCTGGCGTCTATAAGACCTATTAAGCACAAATGCTGCCTCAAATGCAAATCTGTTACAATGGCTGTGGGGAAGGATGACATCAGTGCAATGATGTCACTCAAGGGCAAGTTTCACCATATCAGATTCACTGAAGCCGTAATGGGTGTGCCTCAGCTGCCGAGATCGAACTCGAGACTGAGATCACAGTGCTGAGTGTGACTTTTCTCCCAAAGAGACAATCCTCAGGGTCAGATCATTGCCAGATGTTGACCCAGTGTCAGATATTTACTTGAGGATGGAAGATGACAGCAGACATGATTCCATGTGCTGTGGAAATATATATCTCGTTTAATAAGTAAACATAATGATGCATCTTAGGATGTGTAATGCACAAGCTTAAActctaaacattttaaacacttaaatGTTCTATGTGGAAATCTCTCATTATGATGCTTATATGTCCCTCATATGGACAACTGCCATTTTATATTATCCAAGAGTGTTTaatgtgatttgtttttcattttctgcaTTATAACATACATGACTAATCACCATGAgagaattttacatttacgCAATTTACATGAAGTGTGAAATGACATTTTTGGGTGACATTTAGCTAATAAATGAACatgctgaattttatttttttgtacattttaataagTGTAGTTAAATGTTGCTACTTGTAACTTATAGAGTATAAAGTGATTGTTTAAGTCCCCATCCCATTTGTTTACTGTTATAGCACATGCTGAAACACTAATAAacctaaagaaagaaagaaagaaagaaagaaagaaagaaaaaatgcttTGATTTACTCTAATGTCAACAAGCTAAATTTTGAAGTGAATTAGAATAAAtcacacaagtttttttttttttttttaaatgttaataatttattgtGGAAGTTACAAATTATGTGCAAATGCATGACCAAAAGTTATCACAGCgttgtcataaaaaaaataataataataaaaaataaggtgCAATAACACTGAAGTTCGTAACTGCTCATGAAGTCTATTAGTCTTTGCAAAAGTTCATGAGATGTTTGTGTTCCTCTGCGATGTGTGTTGCAGCTGAGCTTCATCTCAGAGCtgctgcttgtctgtctgcttcACAGCACAGCACCGGCACTTCAAACGCCGTCAAAACCGTCTGTTTGTGGCGTTTTTGGACCTTTGGCTTGCGTCACACGGCTTTCCCTCTGGCCGGcccgtttgtgtgtgtctgtctcctcCGTGTCCCTGAGCATCTGCGTGCAGTATCGACTCGGAGTCGTTCGTGCTGCTGTCGAACTACCGTCACTCGTCTGCGACTCTTCTACCGGAGCCGCTGTAGCGAATCCTCAACGCAGCTTTAGCAGGCCGCGGAGTGTGCGTGCGATCTGCAGGAACTTGTCTTTCTTCCTTTGCTTAAGCGCCATCAGGGCGCGCGCCGTCTCGTCCGGGTCGTTGGCACATGAGAAGATGCTCCGCACGCGCTCTTCGGCCTTCGCGTCGCCCGCCTTGCGGAACAGCCGCGTGAGCGCGTCCTCACTAACGTGTTCGAAGATGTTGGGGGCCGCGCGCTTGCGGCGAGCCGTGTCGAAGCGGTTACCGCGCACTGACGGACACACCCGACAACTGTCTGACCTCGTGTAAGTCGCCATTGCTGCACCTTTCGTTCTTTTGTCGTGTGGCTTCGCAGCTTTCTGAAAGCAGGGCTGTTTGTTCTCGCCAGTTCTCGCAAGTCAAGTCGGTATTTTTGTTCGGTTTGCTCTGTGCACTCGCTCAGGCTGAGTGTAGCAAACGGCAGCGCTCGTGAATTTTATACCCTGAGCAGCCGCTTACGGAAATCGCGTCACGTAGTGCACTGGCACGCCCCCTGCTCCAAGAGGagaatctaaataaataaattgtatacaCGTATATTTAAATGATGCAATTTAACAAAGTATTAACAAAGTATATCATTAGAATCAATaaattactttatatatttaaaaaaataactttatttaaattaaatcagcCAACGTGGGAAATTATGTTAAAAAGATTCATTTATTCTGAAAGTGGGTTGAATGTTCATTtggtcatgagtttaaatcccagatctgccaagctgccactacagggcccttgagcaaggcccttaacctttagTTGAATATAAATATGTGATGAATATAATACATGtttttgctctggataagggtgtcggCAAAGTGCTTTAAAACATTATGAGCAGGAAATATTTAAACAACGCTGCTTTATGAAGTTATAGCTTTACTAACCCTTTCCTCCTTTTAACACATTGCATGCAGTTTCTTTTTTTGgctcaaaagtttttttttttttgtcatgcttGAGTGTTGtacctaaaataataaaaatgttctccCACGACGGTGTGCTATGAATATCACATGCAAGTTTATTTGAAACGGAAAACAGCCATTTAGAATAATTGCTCAGACCCTGCCTGTATACTTCAGTAATAAACAGGTCTTTCTGAACACAGAGGTGCGGGTGGTTCCTTCAGACTCACAGCTTGTTCGTGAAGGTAAACAGCTCTTGTTGTTGGTATTCTCAGCAGCTCGTACCCTGGGGCTTGCTGTGGATGTTCTATTACTGCAACCACATTCTGAACATTTAAATCCAGAGTGAAAGAAACAATATTACTCAGATGATAGACATTCCCAGATCGTGTTTGTGCCAAAAAATAAGTTTCTGTTACATGAAGCTGGAATGCATGGAACTTGGGCATCGAATGTTTTTcgacaaagaaaagaaaaagcctCATTTGTGTggaattttattgtttaacatttcttttctgCCCCCATCTGTCCCGAAATCCCTCTGTCCCTGCCGTCCCGCAGCAGGCGGAAGGAAGTGCTGGAGCTAGCCTTGCGAAGCCCAGCCAAACTGTCTTCTATTAAGCATAACAATGGGAGCCACTAAATATAGCAAGGGTCATGGGTCACATCAGTGAGGAGACACGGCACTCTTCTTACAGGCTGACCATAAAGCATGACAGGAATGAAGCTTCAAGATGGTGTATTTAAGGACAGCTATAACTCAGGCTTTTTGAGACAATTTGCCTTTTTAGGAACTTAGATGGAAATATGAGATGAAAATTTACAGCACTGACTGTTTTTTCTCTATGTTTTTTTGGGGGCTGGACTGTAATTGCTGCAGCATGAAGATGGATGAATCTTATGTCTGATGAAAAATACCAAGTGTAAGTAGCTTGTTAAGGTTGTTGTAGCTCTCACATGATCACtttttgtgtgttagtgatttGATATTTAACTTTAACTATTTGACATTTGAGTCTAATGATTCAGTATTTGATTCAGTCTAACTTAGACTAGACTCCTACTGCAGTCCTGCATGAAGTTTAATGACAAATGTGTGATTGAGCAAATTTATATGACATAAATCTTAAATATTTGAGCTCCTTATCAGTTCCCCAActtgtatacattatatactgaGAGGGAGCTAGACAGCTGACTGAGATGCACCCAGagttttttattccttattaatTACGGTCCTCTTATGGACCTGCTTTGGTTTAGCCACACTAGAGGAATGCTTATGACACTGACTCATCGTATCTACATCGTATGTTAAGGCCTGAGGTGTTGGGGCTTGTCACTAATCCCCCCTTACGTCATCCACTCAAtctggttaaacattttcatggCTTGAAATTGCTGTTCTTTTAACTTCTGAGACTATGACTTCATGGCTCTTGAACCCTATGCACTCCAGTACAGAGGAATCGCTCTGCTTTTCAGTCCACGTCCTTTCAGATATTTTTGACAGTAATGACCCTGCATCAATCCCATCATGCTGAATTGAGGGAGAACAATGTTCTGCTTTTATTCTCTACACACATGACTTCCTATATGAACTGATGATATCTGATGGTCCTCGAGGATATGAGGTTAGGTGTCCAAGCCCCAAACAGGATAAATTACTGATGTGATTTGATAAAGTGCCATAATTGTTACAGTTTGACAACAGAGTTTCTGAGCTTTGCGAAGGATTAGGCTAAATCTGTAAAACTGA encodes:
- the tcima gene encoding transcriptional and immune response regulator a yields the protein MATYTRSDSCRVCPSVRGNRFDTARRKRAAPNIFEHVSEDALTRLFRKAGDAKAEERVRSIFSCANDPDETARALMALKQRKKDKFLQIARTLRGLLKLR